In Blastopirellula sp. J2-11, a single genomic region encodes these proteins:
- a CDS encoding PQQ-binding-like beta-propeller repeat protein has translation MSDLTTNQLENDDSTAERRAKNASPRIWPLIAIAVCQLAILTIPGRIAPSTMFHFMSMMWGALACMALTAVWLIAFSRIQLRERLVSIGLVVALALCAILFSDRTMNAMVLGIVLAPWAIVACGLVALLSLPFGWHVQRFALASVLIITTGLTLCLKLDGVRGTITADFSPRWNPTNEEELLAELKNSPTPHVAPDTAALAALTSTWPGFRGPQRDGVLRGATFATDWDQHPPQELWRRKIGPGWSSFTAIGAQIVTQEQRGDEELVTCYDTSSGQPIWQYAIETRFEEPLAGPGPRATPTFHAGKLYALGGSGFVSCIDAATGAEIWRRDLTKDVDAKTPEWGFSSSPLIAGQAAIVFAGDQQYEGQPGEAGKAVVAYDLETGEIQWTGGRGKHSYSSPHLANLAGFEQIVMMTDWGVQGLAFDDGEVLWENEWDIQPGNRVVQPQIVADSVYVGTGLGMGTRRLDIGHDAESWSATEEWTSRNLKPYFNDFVQFDGHFYGFDDRIFTCIEAASGDRIWKGGRYGHGQTLLVEEAGVLVIVSENGELALVKATPEEHEEIAKFRVFDGKTWNHPVIADGKLFVRNGEEMVCFQLRDWQETKTADE, from the coding sequence ATGAGCGATCTCACGACAAATCAGCTAGAAAACGACGATTCAACCGCAGAGCGCCGAGCAAAGAACGCTTCGCCACGCATTTGGCCGCTGATCGCGATCGCCGTTTGCCAGTTGGCGATCTTGACGATTCCCGGTCGAATCGCCCCCAGCACGATGTTCCATTTTATGTCAATGATGTGGGGAGCATTGGCCTGTATGGCCCTCACGGCGGTGTGGTTAATCGCATTTTCTCGCATCCAGCTCCGCGAACGGCTGGTCTCGATCGGGCTAGTCGTCGCTCTGGCCCTGTGTGCGATTCTCTTTTCCGATCGAACGATGAACGCGATGGTCCTGGGGATCGTGCTGGCGCCGTGGGCAATCGTCGCTTGCGGGCTGGTCGCACTCCTTTCGCTTCCGTTTGGCTGGCACGTACAACGCTTCGCTTTGGCGTCAGTCCTCATCATCACGACCGGTTTGACCCTCTGCTTGAAACTCGACGGCGTTCGCGGCACGATCACCGCTGATTTTTCGCCTCGTTGGAATCCGACCAATGAAGAAGAGTTACTGGCCGAACTCAAAAACTCACCAACTCCGCACGTCGCTCCCGATACCGCGGCGCTCGCCGCGCTGACATCCACTTGGCCCGGCTTTCGCGGTCCGCAGCGTGACGGCGTCTTGCGTGGCGCTACGTTCGCTACCGATTGGGACCAACATCCGCCGCAGGAACTCTGGCGGCGGAAAATCGGTCCCGGCTGGTCCTCTTTCACCGCGATCGGCGCGCAGATCGTTACCCAGGAACAACGGGGCGACGAGGAATTGGTGACCTGCTACGACACGTCATCGGGTCAGCCGATCTGGCAATACGCGATCGAAACGCGATTTGAAGAACCGCTGGCCGGTCCTGGTCCGCGTGCGACGCCCACCTTCCATGCCGGCAAGCTTTACGCGTTGGGAGGATCCGGATTCGTTTCGTGTATCGATGCGGCCACCGGCGCCGAGATTTGGCGGCGGGACCTGACCAAGGATGTCGACGCCAAAACTCCGGAATGGGGGTTTTCCAGCTCCCCCTTGATCGCCGGCCAAGCGGCGATCGTGTTCGCAGGCGATCAACAGTACGAGGGCCAGCCCGGCGAAGCAGGCAAAGCGGTCGTCGCCTACGACCTGGAGACCGGCGAAATCCAATGGACCGGAGGTCGTGGCAAGCATAGCTACAGTTCGCCGCATCTGGCCAACCTGGCAGGCTTCGAACAGATTGTCATGATGACCGATTGGGGCGTCCAAGGACTTGCTTTTGATGACGGTGAAGTGCTCTGGGAAAATGAGTGGGACATCCAGCCGGGCAATCGCGTCGTGCAACCGCAGATCGTCGCCGATTCGGTCTATGTCGGCACGGGACTAGGGATGGGAACCAGGAGACTGGATATCGGTCACGACGCCGAGAGTTGGTCGGCGACCGAAGAATGGACATCGCGCAATTTGAAACCCTACTTCAACGACTTCGTCCAGTTCGACGGACATTTTTACGGATTCGACGATCGCATCTTTACCTGCATCGAAGCGGCGAGCGGCGATCGCATCTGGAAAGGAGGCCGCTATGGTCATGGACAGACGCTGTTGGTCGAAGAGGCCGGCGTGCTGGTCATCGTGAGTGAAAATGGTGAGTTGGCGCTCGTAAAAGCGACGCCTGAGGAGCACGAAGAAATCGCGAAGTTCCGCGTATTCGACGGCAAGACTTGGAACCACCCAGTCATCGCCGACGGTAAGCTGTTTGTGCGCAACGGCGAAGAAATGGTCTGCTTCCAACTGCGCGATTGGCAAGAAACAAAAACGGCCGACGAATAG